In Desulfosediminicola ganghwensis, a single window of DNA contains:
- the nrfA gene encoding ammonia-forming cytochrome c nitrite reductase, producing MKKYALLLGVSLIALMALGMFSSAIGDSHGGTKGKSAVKAKNEDWKAEFPDYYESWRGTSKSDEIVDMLKKNPQMVILWAGYGFAKDYNKARGHMYGLVSNVNSLRTGAPTGPTDGPMPTACWTCKSPDVQRVIDEDGENEYFTGKWARLGDQIVNTIGCADCHDSESYELTISRDYLARGLEASPVDYSKVDDTQMHSLVCAGCHVEYYFKATEYKDTAGADQKAMVVTLPWSEGFLAEEAEAYYDGIDFADWTHSISKAPMLKAQHPDYELYTTGLHFKRGVSCADCHMPETADGEADHAVSNPMTNIKNSCLNCHDATEEELKATLEIKYNRREQLNQMAMNTLATAHLEAGKAWEAGATEAEMAEVLQLLRSGQWFWDYAIASHGGYIHAPEESLRVLGVAINKGSDARIKLAGILAKHGVMNYEAPDYSTKEKAQALAGVDLEKEIKAKIQFRNTLFKEWTESAIKNGYLDPDARKGMTDNTSYPK from the coding sequence GTGAAAAAATATGCGCTGTTACTTGGAGTTTCACTGATTGCTTTGATGGCATTGGGGATGTTCTCTTCTGCCATTGGCGACAGTCATGGGGGGACGAAAGGGAAATCGGCTGTCAAAGCCAAGAACGAAGACTGGAAAGCGGAGTTTCCAGACTATTACGAGTCCTGGAGGGGAACAAGCAAAAGTGATGAAATCGTAGATATGCTCAAGAAAAACCCGCAGATGGTCATTCTTTGGGCTGGCTATGGTTTTGCTAAAGACTATAACAAGGCTCGTGGGCATATGTATGGTCTGGTCAGCAATGTCAATTCGCTACGTACCGGAGCACCGACAGGCCCCACAGACGGCCCGATGCCAACGGCCTGCTGGACCTGTAAGTCACCTGATGTTCAGCGCGTAATTGACGAAGATGGTGAAAATGAATATTTCACCGGCAAGTGGGCCCGACTGGGGGATCAGATCGTTAATACAATTGGTTGTGCCGATTGTCATGACAGCGAGTCCTACGAATTGACAATATCCAGAGATTATCTGGCGCGCGGATTGGAGGCAAGCCCGGTAGATTATAGCAAAGTTGATGATACCCAGATGCACTCTCTGGTCTGTGCCGGATGCCATGTCGAATACTACTTTAAGGCAACTGAGTATAAAGACACGGCGGGAGCGGATCAGAAAGCGATGGTTGTTACCTTGCCGTGGTCAGAAGGATTCCTCGCCGAAGAGGCGGAGGCGTACTACGATGGCATTGACTTTGCCGACTGGACCCACAGTATCAGCAAGGCCCCGATGCTGAAAGCACAACATCCCGATTATGAGCTCTATACCACCGGCCTTCATTTTAAGCGCGGGGTGTCCTGTGCTGATTGTCATATGCCTGAGACGGCTGATGGCGAAGCTGATCATGCGGTGAGTAACCCCATGACAAATATTAAAAACAGCTGCCTGAATTGCCACGATGCGACCGAAGAAGAGCTCAAGGCGACACTTGAGATAAAGTACAATCGCAGAGAGCAGTTGAATCAGATGGCAATGAACACCCTGGCTACGGCTCATCTGGAAGCAGGAAAAGCCTGGGAAGCCGGGGCAACCGAGGCCGAGATGGCAGAGGTGCTGCAACTGCTCCGCTCCGGTCAGTGGTTCTGGGATTACGCCATCGCCAGTCATGGCGGGTATATCCATGCCCCGGAAGAGTCATTGAGGGTCCTTGGGGTGGCTATTAATAAAGGTTCAGATGCGCGAATCAAGCTTGCCGGAATCCTGGCCAAGCATGGTGTCATGAACTACGAGGCCCCGGATTACTCAACCAAGGAGAAAGCACAGGCCCTTGCCGGTGTTGATCTGGAAAAAGAGATCAAAGCGAAAATCCAGTTCCGTAATACGCTTTTTAAAGAGTGGACTGAATCGGCAATCAAGAACGGATATCTCGATCCTGATGCAAGAAAAGGCATGACGGATAATACTTCATATCCGAAGTAA